A window of Limosilactobacillus reuteri genomic DNA:
CACAGCATCTGACTTAACGTATGTACGTAAACCAGGCTTAGAAATACGCTTTAAGCCAGAAATAACACGTTGACCGTCATTACCGTACTTTAAGAACACACGGATGATGCCTTGCTTGTTATCATCAACGTATTCAACATCGCGAATGAAACCTTCATTTTTTAAGATTTCAGCGATGTCCTTCTTCATCTTTGATGCAGGTGCTTCCACTGATTCGTGTTGAGCCATGTTAGCATTACGAATACGAGTTAAGAAATCTGCAATTGGATCACTCATAGACATCGATGTTTTCCTCCTTTTGTCGGTTTTTTTGTTTACCAGCTAGCCTTCTTCAAACCAGGAATTTGTCCTTTGTGGGCAAGTTCTCGTAAGCAAATCCGGCATAGGTGGAATTTACGGTAAACAGAGTGCGGACGTCCACAACGTGCACAACGCGTGTATTCACGACTTGAGAACTTAGCTGGACGGTTGCACTTAGCAATCATTGATTTTTTAGCCAATTTGTGGAACCTCCTTTATTTAGCAAACGGCATTCCGAGTTGAGCAAGTAATTCGCGGGATTCTTCATCAGTTTGTGCAGTTGTTACAATAACAACATCTAAACCACGAACTCGGTTAACTTTATCATAATCAATTTCTGGGAAAATTAATTGTTCATGGATACCAAGAGTGTAGTTACCACGACCATCAAATGCCTTGTTACTTACACCATGGAAATCACGAACCCGTGGCAACGCCACATTAACTAATTTATCTAAGAAATCATACATACGTTCACCACGTAAGGTTACCTTTGCACCAATTGACATACCTTCACGAAGACGGAAACCAGCAATTGATTTCTTTGCCTTAGTAATTAAAGGCTTTTGACCAGAAATCAAACCGAGTTCTTCAACAGCTTCGTCAAGATTCTTAGAGTTAGTAGTTGCATCACCAACACCCATGTTTAAAACGATCTTGTCAATCTTTGGTGCTTGCATAACTGAAGAGTAGTTAAACTTTTCAATTAATGCTGGACGAATTTCATTTTCGTATTTAGCTTTCAAACGGTTTTCCATTAGAAGTTATTCCTCCCTTCCTTAAAAATTAGTCAAGTGTCTTACCTGACTTCTTCGCAACACGAACCTTCTTACCATCAACGAACTTGTAACCTACACGAGTTGGTTCATTTGTTGAAGGATCAATCAGCATTACGTTTGAAGCATTAATTGCAGCTTCTGTATCAATAACGCCACCATTAGGATTTGAGTTGCTTGATTTTTGGTGTTTCTTAACGATATTTACACCTTCAACAATAACGCGGTTTTGAGAAGCAAGTAC
This region includes:
- the rpsH gene encoding 30S ribosomal protein S8, encoding MSMSDPIADFLTRIRNANMAQHESVEAPASKMKKDIAEILKNEGFIRDVEYVDDNKQGIIRVFLKYGNDGQRVISGLKRISKPGLRTYVKSDAVPKVLNGLGIAIISTSEGVVTDKVARAKKIGGEVIAYVW
- a CDS encoding type Z 30S ribosomal protein S14, translated to MAKKSMIAKCNRPAKFSSREYTRCARCGRPHSVYRKFHLCRICLRELAHKGQIPGLKKASW
- the rplE gene encoding 50S ribosomal protein L5, translated to MENRLKAKYENEIRPALIEKFNYSSVMQAPKIDKIVLNMGVGDATTNSKNLDEAVEELGLISGQKPLITKAKKSIAGFRLREGMSIGAKVTLRGERMYDFLDKLVNVALPRVRDFHGVSNKAFDGRGNYTLGIHEQLIFPEIDYDKVNRVRGLDVVIVTTAQTDEESRELLAQLGMPFAK
- the rplX gene encoding 50S ribosomal protein L24; translation: MFIKTGDKVRVIAGKDKGKEGTIKKVLASQNRVIVEGVNIVKKHQKSSNSNPNGGVIDTEAAINASNVMLIDPSTNEPTRVGYKFVDGKKVRVAKKSGKTLD